In a single window of the Niabella ginsenosidivorans genome:
- the atpF gene encoding F0F1 ATP synthase subunit B yields MNLLIPDLGYFVWGFVAFVVVFLVLKKFAWKPIIKSLNDREQNIADAIASAEKVKAEMAQLQSENENLLAQAREERAQLLKEARETKDKIINEAKEQAKQEAGKIIADAQQAINAQKMAALTDVKNEVGKMVIEVSEKVLKQQLAGQAKQEEYINSLVQSIKLN; encoded by the coding sequence ATGAATTTACTCATTCCGGATCTTGGCTACTTTGTATGGGGCTTTGTTGCCTTTGTTGTTGTTTTTCTGGTATTGAAAAAATTTGCATGGAAGCCGATCATTAAATCCCTGAACGACCGGGAACAAAATATTGCAGACGCTATTGCTTCTGCCGAAAAGGTAAAAGCAGAAATGGCACAGTTGCAAAGTGAAAATGAAAATCTTTTAGCACAGGCACGCGAAGAACGGGCACAGCTTTTAAAAGAAGCGCGTGAAACAAAGGATAAGATCATTAACGAAGCCAAGGAACAGGCCAAGCAGGAAGCAGGTAAAATTATTGCAGATGCACAACAGGCCATCAATGCACAAAAAATGGCAGCTCTTACTGATGTAAAGAACGAAGTAGGCAAAATGGTTATTGAGGTAAGCGAAAAAGTGCTGAAGCAACAATTGGCCGGCCAGGCAAAACAGGAAGAATACATCAACAGCCTGGTGCAATCTATTAAGCTGAACTAA
- a CDS encoding NAD(P)-dependent oxidoreductase, translated as MKEKVIITGNAHPILQKTLTEKGFEVSYQPQISYEELYSRVNDVTGLVLTTRITVDKNLIDAAPALKWIGRLGSGMELVDVPYAQSKGIVCVSSPEGNRNAVAEHSLGLLLMLLNKMNIATTEVRELIWKREENRGTELSGKTVGIIGFGNTGGAFAKLLEAFGVTVLAYDKFKMDFARGYIKEASLEQVCKYADVISFNVPLTADTKGMLTLELMQTMQQKPIIINASRGKVIHLPVLTEGLKQGLISGACLDVLENEKLNTYTAEEKEQLQWLLNQPNVIITPHIAGYSHEAFLRMATVLLKKLGIKEI; from the coding sequence ATGAAAGAGAAAGTGATTATTACAGGTAATGCGCATCCCATCTTACAAAAAACGCTTACCGAAAAAGGGTTTGAGGTTTCTTATCAGCCACAGATCTCTTATGAAGAGCTTTACAGCCGGGTCAATGACGTAACCGGCCTGGTGCTGACCACGCGCATTACAGTAGACAAAAACCTGATAGACGCTGCTCCTGCTCTTAAATGGATCGGCCGCCTGGGCAGCGGTATGGAGCTGGTAGACGTTCCTTATGCGCAAAGCAAAGGTATCGTTTGCGTAAGCAGCCCGGAAGGTAACCGGAATGCGGTGGCAGAGCATAGCCTCGGGCTGCTGCTGATGCTGCTTAATAAGATGAACATCGCCACAACAGAAGTCCGGGAGTTGATCTGGAAAAGGGAGGAGAACCGGGGCACAGAGCTTTCCGGGAAAACAGTGGGCATCATCGGCTTTGGCAATACCGGTGGTGCCTTTGCAAAGCTGCTGGAAGCCTTTGGCGTTACTGTGCTGGCCTATGATAAGTTTAAAATGGATTTTGCGCGGGGCTATATCAAAGAAGCATCTCTGGAGCAGGTTTGTAAATATGCTGATGTGATCAGCTTTAATGTTCCTCTTACGGCAGACACAAAGGGCATGCTTACACTGGAGCTTATGCAAACCATGCAGCAAAAGCCCATCATCATCAATGCCAGCCGTGGCAAAGTCATTCATCTGCCTGTTTTGACCGAGGGACTTAAACAAGGGCTTATTTCCGGTGCCTGTTTAGATGTTTTAGAAAATGAAAAACTGAACACCTATACAGCTGAAGAAAAAGAGCAATTACAATGGCTTCTAAATCAACCAAATGTAATTATTACACCCCATATTGCCGGCTATAGTCATGAAGCTTTTTTAAGAATGGCAACAGTTCTGTTAAAAAAATTAGGCATAAAGGAAATTTAA
- the atpE gene encoding ATP synthase F0 subunit C yields MSLMNTLLEVSGSWSHFGGAVGAGLAAIGAGIGIGQIGKGATEGIARQPEAANDIRGAMILTAAFIEGVALFAVIAGLLAVLK; encoded by the coding sequence ATGAGTTTAATGAACACTTTGTTGGAGGTAAGCGGAAGCTGGTCGCATTTTGGCGGTGCAGTAGGTGCAGGCCTTGCTGCTATTGGTGCCGGTATCGGTATCGGCCAGATCGGTAAAGGCGCTACTGAAGGTATTGCCCGTCAGCCGGAAGCTGCTAACGACATTCGTGGCGCTATGATCTTAACCGCAGCGTTCATTGAGGGGGTTGCCCTGTTTGCGGTGATCGCCGGTTTATTGGCGGTATTGAAATAA
- the ruvC gene encoding crossover junction endodeoxyribonuclease RuvC yields MQTTAKIILGIDPGTLIMGYSIIECNRNKVHLHEMHAIKFSTRLDHYERLSQIHEKVMMLIHQYRPHEFAIEAPFFGKNVQSMLKLGRAQGVAIAAAIQSGIPVTEYSPRKVKQSVTGNGNAAKQQVWKMLQQILSLKEEPQYFDATDALAVALCHHYQISAPVRKGTGFKDWDDFLKKNPGKIKK; encoded by the coding sequence TTGCAAACAACCGCTAAAATAATATTGGGCATTGACCCCGGTACTCTTATTATGGGATACAGCATTATTGAATGTAACCGTAATAAAGTGCATTTGCACGAGATGCATGCTATAAAGTTTTCCACCCGGCTGGATCATTATGAACGGTTGAGCCAGATACATGAAAAAGTAATGATGTTGATCCATCAGTATCGTCCACATGAATTTGCTATTGAAGCCCCTTTCTTTGGCAAGAATGTGCAGAGTATGTTAAAGTTGGGCCGGGCGCAGGGAGTGGCCATTGCTGCGGCTATACAATCCGGTATACCGGTTACTGAATATTCTCCGCGCAAGGTAAAACAGTCTGTTACAGGAAACGGGAATGCTGCTAAGCAACAGGTATGGAAGATGCTGCAGCAGATCCTGTCGCTGAAAGAAGAACCACAGTATTTTGATGCTACCGATGCGCTGGCGGTAGCGCTTTGCCATCATTACCAGATCAGTGCCCCTGTAAGAAAAGGTACAGGATTTAAAGACTGGGATGATTTTTTAAAAAAGAACCCGGGAAAAATAAAAAAATAG
- a CDS encoding SecDF P1 head subdomain-containing protein, with protein sequence MKRLLFFSGLFMTAAGWSQTTAVKIDSIIHVVGYNQRYNSSAVLLKLDQVKQHADTADIRKIEALERELSDTAVSAKMSRAFLAVFTEPETDSIYRFLKTPAGKKFFQQQHMLDAKIEEQFVDLTGKIQHTRNGSSANKAPDVVTPDSASSQTTGYANYPAGAVNRADGFYLLTEPANNTALKMPGKRPVLTFKALEKAILYFDDHTAQPVIRLELTTDGAKAFQLLTHNNTGKQLAVLVDKKIIMAPVINGEIAGGRLQIAGAFSVAEATGIVKKLNAAIRQ encoded by the coding sequence ATGAAACGATTACTTTTTTTCAGCGGTCTTTTTATGACAGCAGCCGGATGGTCTCAGACCACGGCTGTAAAAATAGATTCCATTATTCACGTAGTGGGGTATAACCAAAGATACAACAGCAGTGCCGTATTGCTGAAGCTGGATCAGGTAAAGCAGCATGCTGATACAGCTGATATCCGCAAAATTGAAGCGCTGGAAAGGGAACTGTCAGATACAGCAGTTTCTGCTAAAATGTCCAGGGCTTTTCTGGCTGTTTTTACAGAACCGGAAACGGACAGTATTTACCGGTTTCTGAAAACGCCTGCAGGAAAAAAATTCTTTCAGCAACAACACATGCTGGACGCAAAGATTGAAGAACAGTTTGTTGATTTGACCGGAAAGATTCAACATACCCGGAACGGCTCTTCCGCAAACAAGGCTCCGGATGTTGTAACCCCTGATAGTGCTTCATCCCAAACAACCGGATATGCCAACTATCCGGCCGGAGCAGTGAACCGGGCAGACGGATTTTATTTGCTGACAGAACCGGCGAACAATACCGCTCTAAAAATGCCTGGAAAAAGACCTGTATTAACCTTTAAAGCCTTGGAAAAGGCCATCTTATATTTTGACGATCATACCGCCCAGCCCGTAATCAGGCTGGAACTGACTACTGATGGAGCAAAAGCTTTTCAACTGCTTACACATAATAATACAGGTAAACAACTTGCAGTTTTAGTAGACAAAAAAATTATAATGGCACCGGTCATTAATGGTGAAATTGCCGGCGGCCGGTTACAGATTGCAGGCGCATTCAGTGTTGCTGAAGCAACCGGCATCGTTAAAAAACTGAACGCTGCCATACGCCAGTAA
- the atpH gene encoding ATP synthase F1 subunit delta: protein MPNPRLASRYAKALLDLAKERNQVQEVFADIQWLQAVCKESRDFVNLLRSPVIKADKKKSIVNAITGNHIGAITKGFTNLLIAKNRESVLPEILPAFIEQYKVLNNIHTVKLTTAVPVSDEVKNNIMNQVKTVTGEQNIELESTVDPDIIGGFVLEMGDKMVDASISYDLKAIAKQFKNNDFIYKVR from the coding sequence ATGCCGAATCCCCGTTTAGCCTCCAGATATGCAAAAGCCTTGTTAGACCTGGCAAAAGAACGTAACCAGGTCCAGGAGGTATTTGCCGACATTCAGTGGTTGCAGGCCGTATGCAAAGAAAGCAGAGATTTCGTGAACCTGCTGCGCAGCCCCGTTATTAAAGCTGATAAAAAGAAAAGCATTGTAAATGCCATTACCGGCAACCATATAGGTGCCATTACAAAAGGATTTACCAACCTGTTAATTGCCAAGAACAGGGAATCGGTTCTGCCAGAGATCCTTCCTGCATTCATTGAGCAATATAAAGTGCTCAATAACATCCATACCGTTAAGCTGACCACCGCAGTGCCGGTAAGTGATGAAGTAAAGAACAATATCATGAACCAGGTAAAAACAGTAACCGGGGAACAGAATATTGAGCTGGAGTCAACCGTTGATCCGGATATTATTGGTGGTTTCGTTTTAGAAATGGGCGACAAAATGGTGGATGCCAGCATCAGCTACGATCTGAAGGCGATCGCCAAGCAGTTTAAGAACAACGACTTCATCTATAAGGTACGGTAA
- a CDS encoding HIT family protein produces the protein MTIFSKIISGEIPSYKIAENDHFIAFLDIMPLRKGHTLVIPKIEVDKLFDVPDEYLSGLLVFAKPVAKAIEKSFDCNRCGVSVVGIEVPHAHVHLIPLNSANDVNFLQPKLQLTDSEMKEIQELIVGNL, from the coding sequence ATGACCATCTTTTCAAAAATCATATCAGGGGAAATTCCTTCCTATAAGATCGCAGAAAATGATCACTTCATTGCCTTTTTAGATATTATGCCCCTGCGCAAAGGCCATACGCTGGTCATTCCAAAAATTGAAGTAGACAAGCTGTTTGATGTTCCGGACGAGTACCTTTCCGGATTACTGGTATTTGCAAAACCTGTTGCCAAGGCCATTGAAAAAAGCTTCGATTGTAACCGTTGCGGCGTAAGTGTGGTAGGCATTGAAGTGCCGCACGCCCATGTGCACCTGATCCCTTTAAACAGTGCCAATGACGTTAATTTCCTTCAGCCCAAGCTGCAATTAACAGATTCCGAAATGAAGGAAATACAGGAATTGATCGTAGGCAACCTGTAA
- a CDS encoding HAD family hydrolase: MIQNVIFDFGGVFLNLDFNRSFSAFEELGFKNIRELFTQYSAAPIIREIEIGVITPDEFYEGMRKIAGRPVTDEQLRTAWNAMLLDYRKPSLDFLIPLADQYNLFLLSNTNRIHHEHFSKTLQDETGYASLESFFTKAWFSHEIHRRKPDLTTYEFVLDNAGLIAAETLFIDDSYTNLPHAKELGMQTHLLLQEERIENLEILQ, encoded by the coding sequence ATGATACAAAATGTGATTTTCGATTTTGGTGGAGTGTTTTTGAACCTGGATTTTAACCGCTCATTTTCGGCGTTTGAAGAATTAGGGTTTAAAAATATCAGGGAGCTGTTTACCCAGTACAGCGCCGCGCCTATTATACGGGAAATAGAAATAGGTGTTATTACTCCTGATGAATTCTATGAAGGCATGCGGAAAATAGCAGGACGCCCGGTTACAGATGAGCAGTTAAGAACCGCATGGAACGCCATGTTACTGGATTACCGCAAACCCAGTCTTGACTTTCTGATTCCGCTGGCGGATCAGTACAACCTGTTTTTATTAAGCAATACCAACAGGATTCATCATGAACATTTTTCAAAGACACTGCAGGATGAAACGGGCTATGCATCGCTGGAAAGCTTCTTTACAAAAGCCTGGTTTTCGCACGAAATCCACCGGCGCAAGCCCGATTTAACAACCTACGAATTTGTACTGGACAATGCCGGGCTCATAGCGGCCGAAACCCTGTTTATTGACGACAGTTATACCAACCTGCCGCATGCAAAAGAGCTGGGCATGCAAACACATTTACTGCTGCAGGAAGAGCGGATTGAAAACCTGGAGATCCTTCAATAG
- a CDS encoding DinB family protein, whose protein sequence is MNKVEVFQRDFEKEIVITRKFLAIVPEDKFDWKPHPKSMTLRQLATHIAELPSWISMALNTDGLDFATMDYKPTPINDTKSLMELFEKSVVDGRKNLAKATDEALDEPWTLREGEKIYSTDPKADVIRMSLSQIIHHRAQLGVFLRLLDIPIPGSYGPSADEQF, encoded by the coding sequence ATGAACAAAGTTGAAGTTTTCCAACGTGATTTTGAAAAAGAAATAGTAATTACCCGTAAATTCCTGGCCATTGTACCAGAGGATAAGTTTGACTGGAAGCCGCATCCTAAAAGCATGACCCTCCGCCAGCTGGCAACACATATTGCAGAGTTGCCCTCCTGGATCAGCATGGCTTTAAATACGGATGGGCTTGATTTTGCCACGATGGATTATAAACCTACACCGATCAATGATACAAAATCATTGATGGAGCTTTTTGAAAAAAGTGTTGTGGACGGCCGGAAAAACCTGGCGAAGGCAACAGATGAAGCGCTGGATGAACCCTGGACGCTCCGTGAGGGAGAGAAGATTTACAGCACTGATCCTAAAGCAGACGTGATCCGCATGTCCCTATCGCAGATCATTCATCACCGGGCGCAGCTGGGCGTATTTCTCCGTTTACTGGATATACCGATTCCCGGAAGCTATGGGCCAAGCGCAGATGAGCAATTTTAA
- the greA gene encoding transcription elongation factor GreA, with translation MSIQYVTKETLEQMKEELQHMKSVERPAASKAIAEAREKGDLKENAEYDAAKEAQGILEAKIAALEGALANARVVDESTIDTSKVSILTKVKLTNLKTKKQVTYQLVSEQEADLKAGKISITSPIGKGILGKEPGEVADVQAPAGVIQFKIEEISI, from the coding sequence ATGAGTATCCAATATGTAACAAAGGAAACGCTGGAGCAAATGAAGGAAGAGCTGCAGCATATGAAAAGTGTGGAGCGCCCTGCTGCAAGCAAGGCTATTGCCGAAGCACGTGAAAAAGGCGACTTAAAAGAAAACGCAGAATATGATGCCGCAAAAGAGGCCCAGGGCATACTGGAAGCAAAGATAGCCGCGCTGGAAGGCGCACTGGCTAACGCACGGGTAGTGGATGAATCCACTATCGATACCAGCAAGGTTTCCATACTGACCAAGGTCAAGCTCACCAATCTTAAAACAAAGAAACAGGTAACCTACCAATTGGTCAGCGAGCAGGAGGCAGATCTTAAAGCCGGAAAAATATCCATTACCTCGCCTATCGGCAAAGGCATCCTGGGCAAAGAGCCCGGAGAGGTGGCAGATGTGCAGGCGCCGGCCGGGGTTATCCAGTTTAAAATTGAAGAGATCAGTATATAA
- the rsmA gene encoding 16S rRNA (adenine(1518)-N(6)/adenine(1519)-N(6))-dimethyltransferase RsmA → MYTLKKSLGQHFLKDDNICRKIVAAVRSEKPQQLLEIGPGGGAITRYLMDLPGVSFKAIELDDEKVQYLLNTYPALKDKIIHQSILDSTVPFEGPFHIVGNFPYNISTQILFKILEWKEQVPVITGMFQKEVAQRVAAPPGSKIYGVTSVLIQAFYEVAYLFDVSEQSFTPPPKVKSGVIRLKRKETVIAMKSVKTFTVLVKTAFNQRRKTLRNAVKPLFPEAILKNEIFGRRAEQLSVADFAALSFKMQS, encoded by the coding sequence ATGTATACGCTGAAAAAATCATTAGGGCAACATTTTTTAAAAGATGATAACATCTGCCGGAAAATTGTTGCTGCCGTAAGATCGGAAAAACCACAACAATTGCTGGAGATAGGTCCCGGCGGCGGTGCTATTACCCGTTATTTGATGGACCTGCCCGGTGTTTCATTTAAGGCCATAGAGCTGGATGATGAAAAGGTACAGTATCTTTTAAATACCTACCCGGCTTTGAAAGACAAGATCATTCACCAAAGCATTCTGGACAGTACTGTTCCTTTTGAAGGCCCTTTTCACATTGTAGGCAATTTCCCTTATAACATTTCAACCCAGATCCTTTTTAAAATACTGGAATGGAAGGAGCAGGTGCCGGTGATAACAGGGATGTTCCAAAAAGAGGTGGCGCAACGCGTAGCGGCTCCTCCCGGGTCAAAGATCTATGGTGTAACCAGTGTGCTCATCCAGGCTTTTTATGAAGTAGCGTATCTATTTGATGTAAGCGAACAATCCTTTACCCCGCCACCAAAGGTAAAAAGTGGCGTCATCCGGCTAAAAAGAAAAGAAACGGTTATTGCAATGAAATCAGTAAAAACCTTTACGGTCCTGGTAAAGACGGCTTTTAACCAGCGCAGAAAAACCCTGCGGAATGCCGTTAAGCCGCTTTTCCCGGAAGCCATTTTAAAAAACGAAATCTTTGGCAGGCGTGCAGAACAGTTATCGGTAGCCGACTTTGCAGCGCTCAGCTTTAAAATGCAATCCTGA
- a CDS encoding CDGSH iron-sulfur domain-containing protein, with the protein MAATKITVNNNGSLRVEGDFEIVDKEGNPYDLGGRTVVSLCRCGKSANKPFCDGSHKGHFEHEAIAFALPPKKTV; encoded by the coding sequence ATGGCAGCTACAAAAATTACGGTCAATAACAATGGCTCTTTAAGAGTCGAAGGTGATTTTGAAATAGTAGATAAGGAAGGCAACCCGTATGACCTGGGTGGCAGAACCGTCGTGTCCCTTTGCCGTTGCGGAAAATCGGCCAACAAGCCTTTTTGCGACGGAAGCCATAAAGGCCATTTTGAGCACGAGGCCATTGCCTTTGCGCTACCTCCCAAGAAAACCGTTTAA
- a CDS encoding ABC transporter ATP-binding protein: MLIQLTVDRYITHSIPQMVILVTIIQLVIILIETAMRFSFSFTTAWLGQAVVKDMRDAVYKKILHLNLRQFDRTPIGTLTTRTINDIESINDIFSDGLIPIIADLLSILCVLIYMFWIDWRLTFIALIPFPIMIIATYYFKESINKSFFKVRNAVAALNAFVQEHLSGMSIVQAFHAEKREFQKFNAINKEHRNANIKSIFAYSVFFPVIEIVLALSIGLVIWYTAREALDLKQGQQGIIVSFILCLNLLFRPLRMLADKFNTVQMGVIAAERVFTVMDNPDVETAPPEGYRDPEHRVTGTIEFSNVWFAYIDEKWVLKDVSFQIRPGETVAIVGHTGSGKTTITSLLNRFYSIQKGAIMVDATDIRRLSPAYLRKNIGVVLQDVFLFSGSVLDNITLRNPDISKEQVIAAAGMIDMHDFIMRLPGGYDYNVKERGATLSLGQRQLLSFIRALLYNPSILILDEATSSIDTESELLIQKATETLVKDRTSIVIAHRLSTIRKADKIIVLDKGILVEMGTHDELLEKNGFYACLHRMQFQHQGKSSIPFD; encoded by the coding sequence ATGCTTATTCAGCTTACGGTAGACCGATATATTACCCACTCCATTCCGCAAATGGTCATTCTTGTAACCATTATTCAGCTGGTCATTATTCTTATTGAAACAGCCATGCGCTTTTCCTTTTCCTTTACTACTGCCTGGCTGGGACAGGCGGTTGTGAAAGATATGCGCGATGCCGTTTACAAAAAGATCCTGCATCTTAATTTACGGCAGTTTGACCGTACGCCGATAGGAACGCTTACAACAAGAACTATTAATGATATTGAATCGATCAATGATATTTTTTCAGATGGCCTGATCCCTATTATTGCGGATCTGCTTTCTATTCTTTGCGTACTGATCTATATGTTCTGGATCGACTGGCGGCTGACGTTCATTGCGCTGATCCCCTTTCCTATAATGATCATTGCCACTTATTATTTTAAAGAAAGCATCAATAAATCGTTTTTCAAGGTACGCAATGCTGTGGCAGCGTTGAATGCATTTGTACAGGAGCATTTATCCGGGATGAGCATCGTGCAGGCTTTTCATGCAGAAAAAAGGGAATTTCAGAAATTCAATGCCATTAACAAAGAGCACCGCAATGCAAATATTAAATCCATTTTTGCCTATTCTGTTTTTTTTCCGGTTATTGAAATTGTGCTGGCGCTTTCCATCGGGCTGGTGATCTGGTACACCGCCCGCGAAGCACTGGATTTAAAACAGGGACAGCAGGGTATTATTGTATCCTTTATCCTCTGTCTTAATTTACTCTTCAGGCCCCTGCGAATGCTGGCCGACAAATTCAATACTGTGCAGATGGGGGTCATTGCCGCCGAGCGCGTCTTTACGGTAATGGATAACCCGGATGTGGAAACGGCTCCTCCTGAAGGGTACAGGGATCCGGAGCACAGGGTAACCGGTACCATTGAATTCAGCAATGTCTGGTTCGCGTACATTGATGAAAAATGGGTATTGAAGGATGTCAGCTTTCAGATCCGGCCGGGGGAAACCGTGGCAATAGTGGGGCACACCGGTAGCGGAAAAACAACCATCACCAGTCTGCTCAACCGTTTTTACTCCATTCAGAAAGGAGCAATCATGGTAGATGCCACAGATATACGCCGGCTTTCACCGGCCTATTTAAGAAAAAATATTGGTGTGGTGCTGCAGGATGTGTTTTTATTCTCCGGCTCTGTGCTGGATAATATTACATTGCGTAACCCGGATATCTCAAAAGAGCAGGTGATTGCTGCCGCAGGAATGATCGATATGCATGATTTTATTATGCGGCTGCCGGGCGGGTATGACTACAATGTGAAAGAGCGTGGCGCAACACTGTCGTTGGGCCAACGGCAGTTATTATCTTTTATCCGCGCTTTGTTATATAATCCGTCCATCCTTATTCTGGACGAAGCCACCTCCTCCATCGATACGGAAAGCGAGCTGCTGATACAGAAAGCTACTGAAACACTGGTAAAAGACCGCACTTCCATCGTTATTGCCCACCGCCTCAGCACCATCCGTAAGGCAGATAAGATCATTGTACTGGATAAAGGTATTCTGGTAGAAATGGGCACACATGATGAACTGCTGGAGAAAAACGGCTTCTATGCCTGCCTGCACAGGATGCAGTTCCAGCATCAGGGGAAAAGCTCAATTCCTTTTGACTAA
- a CDS encoding lysylphosphatidylglycerol synthase domain-containing protein translates to MKINKNIKIFFNYFLGPLLFLWLCWSIYNQVRNQDDLAASWLQIKDSFGSSKIVYFIVVVLLMLANWLAEAYKWRLAIKDVQKISIIRSFKAVLSGVSFSVSTPNSIGDYVGRVLYIDEGKRIKAATITVINNLSQLLVSLVMGLTALYFLKDAIIDSHMVSPIWFETVFYGTGLGTALLLFFYFRVSWMVQWIDRIPASRKFSWSIEALEHFNATILVRLLSLSVIRFFIFIIQYYLLFELFEVDISFWQTWMGVSVLFLILAIIPTIAIFTDLSVRGTVSLTILGLFSNNQLGISLTSVGIWLINMILPALIGSVMVLGIKKIFKSKNENA, encoded by the coding sequence ATGAAGATCAACAAAAATATCAAAATATTCTTCAATTATTTTTTAGGACCGCTGTTGTTTCTATGGCTTTGCTGGTCCATATATAACCAGGTACGTAACCAGGATGATCTGGCCGCATCCTGGTTACAGATCAAAGATTCTTTTGGCAGCTCCAAAATTGTATATTTTATTGTTGTAGTGCTGCTGATGCTGGCAAACTGGCTGGCAGAGGCCTATAAATGGCGGCTGGCTATAAAGGATGTGCAGAAAATTTCTATTATACGTTCTTTTAAAGCTGTGTTATCCGGGGTATCTTTTTCCGTGTCTACCCCTAACAGCATTGGAGATTATGTAGGCAGGGTCCTGTATATTGACGAAGGAAAACGCATTAAAGCCGCCACTATTACAGTGATCAATAACCTTAGTCAACTGCTTGTATCCCTGGTAATGGGGTTAACTGCGCTTTATTTTCTGAAGGATGCTATTATTGATTCCCATATGGTTTCGCCTATATGGTTCGAAACGGTATTTTATGGTACGGGGCTGGGAACGGCATTATTATTGTTCTTTTATTTCCGCGTTTCCTGGATGGTACAATGGATTGACCGGATCCCTGCCAGCAGGAAATTTTCCTGGTCAATTGAGGCACTGGAGCACTTTAATGCAACGATACTTGTACGATTATTGTCTTTATCAGTAATAAGGTTTTTTATATTTATTATACAATATTATTTGCTGTTTGAGTTATTTGAAGTGGATATAAGCTTCTGGCAAACATGGATGGGTGTGAGTGTGCTGTTTCTGATCCTGGCCATCATTCCTACAATTGCCATTTTTACAGATCTGAGCGTAAGAGGTACGGTAAGTTTAACAATATTAGGATTATTTAGCAATAATCAATTGGGGATTAGCTTAACTTCGGTAGGTATTTGGCTGATCAACATGATTCTACCAGCGCTGATAGGAAGTGTGATGGTTTTGGGAATTAAAAAAATATTTAAAAGCAAAAATGAAAACGCTTAG
- the atpB gene encoding F0F1 ATP synthase subunit A, translated as MVAALSLFLVSSAQSVFAQHEEHAEGAATEEKFNPGEAILHHIADAHEWHFFSFKKEDGTEFHGTIPLPVLLYSPQRGFSAFMSSVFHHGTEVYNGYKLEHDKVVAVDANGNADESVKVYDFSITKNILQMIIALIVLVWLMITMAGKYKTGQGVTSAPKGLQNAIEPIITFIRDDVAKPNLGPKYQKYLPYLLTIFFFILINALFSMLPGAANVTGNIAFTAILGIIAFLVIMFNTNGHYWQHIFWFPGVPLPVKLLMIPVEIMGIFTKPFALIIRLFANMTAGHIVILSFISLIFIFTEMSKTAGVAFTPVSIAFAVFIYLIEILVAFIQAYIFANLTAVFIGEAIGDHHFEEDVVSHH; from the coding sequence ATGGTAGCGGCTTTAAGCCTGTTTTTGGTATCTTCGGCACAATCTGTTTTTGCGCAGCACGAGGAGCATGCGGAAGGGGCTGCCACAGAGGAAAAGTTTAACCCCGGTGAAGCCATCCTGCACCATATTGCCGATGCCCATGAATGGCACTTTTTCAGCTTTAAAAAAGAGGACGGTACCGAGTTTCATGGCACCATTCCGCTTCCTGTGCTCCTTTATTCCCCGCAGCGGGGTTTCAGCGCTTTTATGTCGTCTGTCTTTCATCATGGCACTGAGGTGTATAACGGTTATAAGCTTGAGCATGATAAGGTTGTAGCCGTAGATGCCAATGGCAACGCGGATGAATCTGTTAAGGTGTATGATTTTTCTATTACAAAAAATATTCTCCAGATGATCATTGCGCTGATCGTTCTGGTTTGGTTAATGATTACTATGGCCGGAAAATATAAAACGGGCCAGGGAGTTACATCAGCGCCAAAAGGCCTGCAAAACGCCATTGAGCCGATCATTACCTTTATACGGGATGATGTTGCCAAACCTAATCTTGGCCCTAAATATCAAAAATACCTGCCTTATTTATTAACCATTTTCTTTTTTATTCTGATTAATGCGCTTTTTAGTATGCTTCCCGGGGCTGCAAATGTTACAGGAAATATAGCCTTTACAGCCATTTTAGGAATTATTGCCTTTTTAGTGATCATGTTTAATACCAACGGGCACTACTGGCAGCATATTTTCTGGTTTCCTGGGGTACCGCTTCCGGTAAAACTATTAATGATCCCTGTTGAGATCATGGGTATCTTTACCAAGCCTTTTGCATTGATTATTCGTTTGTTTGCTAATATGACGGCAGGGCATATTGTAATATTAAGCTTTATTAGTCTTATTTTTATTTTTACTGAAATGTCAAAAACTGCAGGTGTGGCATTTACACCTGTTTCTATTGCATTTGCTGTATTTATTTATCTTATTGAAATTCTGGTAGCGTTTATACAGGCATACATCTTTGCCAATCTTACCGCAGTGTTTATTGGTGAAGCGATAGGTGATCATCATTTTGAAGAAGATGTGGTAAGCCATCATTAA